A genomic window from Phocoena sinus isolate mPhoSin1 chromosome 20, mPhoSin1.pri, whole genome shotgun sequence includes:
- the FBXO39 gene encoding F-box only protein 39 isoform X2, protein MDEEGQLIQPQDQSCWATLPDVCLHRIFWWLGDKDRSRAALVCRRWNQMMYSADLWRYRAITFSGRHSRVHAYEFESAVWYVKKFGRYLEHLEIKFLTPYSVVLTRKFQVTMQGLLSCLGKRNNRLKSLSIQYLELDRLVWRNSIRSLFLKSLSSFLKKIGKHLDHLNLKGARLTVEQGCHILNSLSYLRTESAVSELNIEDYFSHRLAVYSSPQFNQTMATFRNLVSLTLNYNCISDELLENLGENNAGTLWSMNIKCHAHDPHGQVVWGMSWAKLARYATKLKVNFIFDKVVKYERLARILLQEIPIRSISLRNCSFSNPDWSMKPTLTDLLPTFRHTLQTWNQFLIVCQPRRAPISLARSCEA, encoded by the exons ATGGACGAAGAAGGCCAACTGATCCAGCCTCAAGACCAGAGCTGCTGGGCCACCCTGCCCGATGTGTGCCTACATCGTATTTTCTGGTGGCTGGGAGACAAGGACAGGTCCAGAGCAGCCCTTGTCTGCAGAAGGTGGAACCAGATGATGTATTCGGCTGACCTCTGGCGATACAGGGCCATCACGTTTAGTGGGAGACATTCCAGGGTACACGCGTACGAATTTGAGTCGGCTGTTTGGTATGTTAAGAAATTTGGTCGTTATCTGGAGCACCTGGAGATCAAATTCCTGACTCCTTACAGCGTTGTCCTGACCAGGAAGTTCCAGGTCACCATGCAAGGCCTTCTCTCGTGTCTGGGCAAGAGAAACAACCGCCTGAAATCCCTCTCCATCCAGTACCTGGAACTGGACCGCCTGGTCTGGAGGAACAGCATCAGAAGCTTGTTCTTGAAAAGCTTGAGCTCCTTCTTGAAGAAAATAGGCAAACACCTGGATCATCTCAACCTAAAAGGGGCTAGGCTCACCGTGGAGCAGGGCTGCCACATCCTCAACTCCCTGAGCTACTTAAGGACAGAGAGTGCGGTGTCAGAGCTCAACATCGAGGACTACTTCAGCCACCGCCTCGCTGTCTACAGCAGCCCCCAGTTCAACCAGACCATGGCCACGTTCCGCAACCTGGTGTCCCTGACCCTCAACTACAACTGCATCTCCGATGAGCTGCTGGAGAACTTGGGTGAGAACAATGCCGGCACCCTCTGGAGCATGAACATCAAGTGCCACGCTCATGACCCCCACGGGCAGGTCGTCTGGGGCATGTCCTGGGCCAAGCTGGCCAGGTACGCCACCAAGCTGAAAGTCAACTTCATCTTTGACAAAGTCGTGAAGTATGAGCGCTTGGCCCGGATCCTCCTACAGGAGATCCCTATCAGGAGCATCAGTCTGAGAAACTGCTCTTTCAGCAACCCCGACTGGTCCATGAAGCCCACTCTGACGGATCTCCTGCCCACCTTCCGACACACTCTGCAG ACGTGGAACCAATTCCTGATTGTCTGTCAACCAAGGAGAGCTCCTATATCCCTGGCTCGGAGCTGTGAGGCCTGA
- the FBXO39 gene encoding F-box only protein 39 isoform X3 → MDEEGQLIQPQDQSCWATLPDVCLHRIFWWLGDKDRSRAALVCRRWNQMMYSADLWRYRAITFSGRHSRVHAYEFESAVWYVKKFGRYLEHLEIKFLTPYSVVLTRKFQVTMQGLLSCLGKRNNRLKSLSIQYLELDRLVWRNSIRSLFLKSLSSFLKKIGKHLDHLNLKGARLTVEQGCHILNSLSYLRTESAVSELNIEDYFSHRLAVYSSPQFNQTMATFRNLVSLTLNYNCISDELLENLGENNAGTLWSMNIKCHAHDPHGQVVWGMSWAKLARYATKLKVNFIFDKVVKYERLARILLQEIPIRSISLRNCSFSNPDWSMKPTLTDLLPTFRHTLQSQQHTGPGVTPNQTKSQI, encoded by the exons ATGGACGAAGAAGGCCAACTGATCCAGCCTCAAGACCAGAGCTGCTGGGCCACCCTGCCCGATGTGTGCCTACATCGTATTTTCTGGTGGCTGGGAGACAAGGACAGGTCCAGAGCAGCCCTTGTCTGCAGAAGGTGGAACCAGATGATGTATTCGGCTGACCTCTGGCGATACAGGGCCATCACGTTTAGTGGGAGACATTCCAGGGTACACGCGTACGAATTTGAGTCGGCTGTTTGGTATGTTAAGAAATTTGGTCGTTATCTGGAGCACCTGGAGATCAAATTCCTGACTCCTTACAGCGTTGTCCTGACCAGGAAGTTCCAGGTCACCATGCAAGGCCTTCTCTCGTGTCTGGGCAAGAGAAACAACCGCCTGAAATCCCTCTCCATCCAGTACCTGGAACTGGACCGCCTGGTCTGGAGGAACAGCATCAGAAGCTTGTTCTTGAAAAGCTTGAGCTCCTTCTTGAAGAAAATAGGCAAACACCTGGATCATCTCAACCTAAAAGGGGCTAGGCTCACCGTGGAGCAGGGCTGCCACATCCTCAACTCCCTGAGCTACTTAAGGACAGAGAGTGCGGTGTCAGAGCTCAACATCGAGGACTACTTCAGCCACCGCCTCGCTGTCTACAGCAGCCCCCAGTTCAACCAGACCATGGCCACGTTCCGCAACCTGGTGTCCCTGACCCTCAACTACAACTGCATCTCCGATGAGCTGCTGGAGAACTTGGGTGAGAACAATGCCGGCACCCTCTGGAGCATGAACATCAAGTGCCACGCTCATGACCCCCACGGGCAGGTCGTCTGGGGCATGTCCTGGGCCAAGCTGGCCAGGTACGCCACCAAGCTGAAAGTCAACTTCATCTTTGACAAAGTCGTGAAGTATGAGCGCTTGGCCCGGATCCTCCTACAGGAGATCCCTATCAGGAGCATCAGTCTGAGAAACTGCTCTTTCAGCAACCCCGACTGGTCCATGAAGCCCACTCTGACGGATCTCCTGCCCACCTTCCGACACACTCTGCAG TCACAGCAGCACACAGGACCCGGTGTGACTCCAAACCAGACAAAAAGCCAAATTTGA
- the FBXO39 gene encoding F-box only protein 39 isoform X1 — MDEEGQLIQPQDQSCWATLPDVCLHRIFWWLGDKDRSRAALVCRRWNQMMYSADLWRYRAITFSGRHSRVHAYEFESAVWYVKKFGRYLEHLEIKFLTPYSVVLTRKFQVTMQGLLSCLGKRNNRLKSLSIQYLELDRLVWRNSIRSLFLKSLSSFLKKIGKHLDHLNLKGARLTVEQGCHILNSLSYLRTESAVSELNIEDYFSHRLAVYSSPQFNQTMATFRNLVSLTLNYNCISDELLENLGENNAGTLWSMNIKCHAHDPHGQVVWGMSWAKLARYATKLKVNFIFDKVVKYERLARILLQEIPIRSISLRNCSFSNPDWSMKPTLTDLLPTFRHTLQKLSFEFNNNHESLEEELHLLILSCRELFYFNIWAFLDVNFVEQILKSQEEGRCTLRTLKVRIYTNRYETPEEDRTLRHIYRKYRKLIDSEFNYFSVAYCMT; from the exons ATGGACGAAGAAGGCCAACTGATCCAGCCTCAAGACCAGAGCTGCTGGGCCACCCTGCCCGATGTGTGCCTACATCGTATTTTCTGGTGGCTGGGAGACAAGGACAGGTCCAGAGCAGCCCTTGTCTGCAGAAGGTGGAACCAGATGATGTATTCGGCTGACCTCTGGCGATACAGGGCCATCACGTTTAGTGGGAGACATTCCAGGGTACACGCGTACGAATTTGAGTCGGCTGTTTGGTATGTTAAGAAATTTGGTCGTTATCTGGAGCACCTGGAGATCAAATTCCTGACTCCTTACAGCGTTGTCCTGACCAGGAAGTTCCAGGTCACCATGCAAGGCCTTCTCTCGTGTCTGGGCAAGAGAAACAACCGCCTGAAATCCCTCTCCATCCAGTACCTGGAACTGGACCGCCTGGTCTGGAGGAACAGCATCAGAAGCTTGTTCTTGAAAAGCTTGAGCTCCTTCTTGAAGAAAATAGGCAAACACCTGGATCATCTCAACCTAAAAGGGGCTAGGCTCACCGTGGAGCAGGGCTGCCACATCCTCAACTCCCTGAGCTACTTAAGGACAGAGAGTGCGGTGTCAGAGCTCAACATCGAGGACTACTTCAGCCACCGCCTCGCTGTCTACAGCAGCCCCCAGTTCAACCAGACCATGGCCACGTTCCGCAACCTGGTGTCCCTGACCCTCAACTACAACTGCATCTCCGATGAGCTGCTGGAGAACTTGGGTGAGAACAATGCCGGCACCCTCTGGAGCATGAACATCAAGTGCCACGCTCATGACCCCCACGGGCAGGTCGTCTGGGGCATGTCCTGGGCCAAGCTGGCCAGGTACGCCACCAAGCTGAAAGTCAACTTCATCTTTGACAAAGTCGTGAAGTATGAGCGCTTGGCCCGGATCCTCCTACAGGAGATCCCTATCAGGAGCATCAGTCTGAGAAACTGCTCTTTCAGCAACCCCGACTGGTCCATGAAGCCCACTCTGACGGATCTCCTGCCCACCTTCCGACACACTCTGCAG AAACTAAGTTTTGAGTTCAACAACAACCATGAGTCTCTGGAGGAGGAGCTGCACCTCCTCATCTTATCCTGCAGGGAGTTGTTTTACTTCAACATCTGGGCTTTCCTTGATGTTAACTTTGTGGAGCAGATCCTGAAGAGTCAGGAAGAAGGGCGGTGTACCCTGCGTACACTCAAG GTGAGAATTTATACAAACAGATATGAGACGCCTGAAGAGGACAGGACACTGCGGCATATTTACAGGAAGTACAGAAAGCTGATCGATTCAGAGTTTAACTATTTTTCCGTCGCTTACTGCATGACGTAA